In the Silene latifolia isolate original U9 population chromosome 1, ASM4854445v1, whole genome shotgun sequence genome, ATTGTGGCATTTGTTTGTGCAGCTTCTGTGGAGAATATAGTACAAATTGTTTATCAGCCTCAAGCAATTTTTCGCATTGCTCCAGTTTATCGTTGTTCTCAAACACTATCTGGTAATAATTAAACTTTTATAAATTGATTGATATTCCGACCTACTTCTCTGGTATTTTAGATAAACTAGTTGTTGAACTGCTTCACTTTTGATTCTCGTGATGCAGCTCACCAAGATGCTGTGCTTGTGGTTAAATTTAGCCCTGATGGCAGAAATTTGGCTAGTGGTTCAGGCGACACTAATATCACGCTCTGGGACATAAATACCCAATTACCACAGTACACGTGTCAAGGTTAGCTACTTAATGCTTGTTTTGGCAAATAGAGTACGCGCTTCTAGTTTCTTCAACTGACTTTGCCTTATTTCTGTATAGGACATAAGAATTGGGTTCTTTCCGTTGAGTGGTCACCTGATGCTAAGTATCTAGCCAGTGGCAGCAAGGCAGGAGAAATTATGTGCTGGGATCCAAAAACTGGAAAGTCTCTTGGTGGACCGCTTGTGGTAATGTCTATTAACGTCTTAATTACAAACTCCGTAGATTCTGTTTTAGTTGCAACATAAATGGTTGCTTTGTGACTTATGGATGCACAACATTCTgatcattccttttttttttgagggaGCGTTTTGATCATTCCTATGCATGCTTAAATGTGTGTTTACAGACATTTACTTACATTTATTCGACAATAACATTTTCCCACTGAGGTAAAGAATTCCAAGTTCCACCTATGAGTAGATCACTGGTGTTGATGTATGCAACCTTCTGTTATGATAATCGATCTCTTTTTATTTGAGTTTCTTGGCATACATTTCACTATGGGCTGTCCAAAAATCGCTGCTTTCTTTTCTCGGCAGTAAAGTTAGGGCAACATACGTGTGATCCCGTTGCCCTGCCAATTCTGGGAAACTTTGAGGCACTTGGCTATGTTGTTGATGACTGCCATCGCTTTTTTTGTGAGACTTTACTGAAATTTCTCATTTCAGGGGCACAGAAAATGGATTACAGCCATATCTTGGGAACCCCTCCACCTTCAAGCTCCATGTCGCCGATTTGTAAGTGCTAGCAAAGATGGTGATGCACGCATCTGGGATGTAGTTCTTAAAAGATGTGTAATGTGCCTGAGCGGCCATACACTATCTGTAACATGTGTAAAATGGGGTGGAGATGGAGTAATATACACTGGGTATGTTGCCATTTAAATTCCGAGCTATTACCTTTCTGTTTTTCTATTTATATGTGATTGGACAACATTTTCATCCATACAGGACGCCATTATTTGTCTATTCTGTTCCGCCTTGCTAAAGATATACAACTACTTTGTATATTTTGTTACTTCCCTTTGCTTATCCTTTAATTTCTCACCGCTCTTGTGTCCGTCACTTAGAGTTTGTCTTCAGACTTGCTTGACTTAGCTACATGCCCGCCCTTTCTTGTTTGGTTTCACGATCCTTAGGCTTAGTTTGGAGTCAATGCCTAAGAGGGGGCTTCAACCAGTGTTATTCGATGATTTTCCAATAGAAAACCTAGTGTGATTCGAACTTAGATTTGGAATTATGTTTAAAAAAGACAATTATTAGCTCCTTAAATATTGTTTTTAGTAGCAGGTTCTGCTCATCATTTACTTTCTGTAGCTTAAATTGAAGAATTCTTCGCTCATGCATTTTCTTTACCTGCAACAGATCTCAAGATTGTACTATAAAAGTTTGGAACACACAGCAAGGGATGTTGATTCGTGAGTTGAAGGTATTTCAAACTTCGTTGCCTAGATGAGTTAAGAtgttaacattttttttttcgggGATGCTTTCTATAGAGTATACTGTGGAGCACTGCCGAAATTGAAATTTTGGCTGCTGTATCTATATTTTAAAGAAAAGCACAGTTGATGATCCTTAGTTTATCACTAATGTCTTTTGATGAACTTTAATTTCTAGGGGCATGGGCATTGGGTCAATTCTCTGGCACTCAGCACTGATCATGTCCTTCGTACCGGAGCTTTTGGTCACAAGGGAACACAACATGAATCTCCCGAGGAAGCGAAAGAGGTAATTTAGGTTTGTTTGTGTCAGAATGTTATTGCCTTTGTATTTGTGGGCAATGCCATGTACCTTCTCTTTCGGCCTTCTCCTATAATACGACTTTAAAATTTAAATACTACGGAGTACTTGTACTTATTTTGCTTTCACGCTGACAAGCGATATGATTAATTATATAGGCTATTGGTAAGTTGTAGAAGGACAAGTAACTAGCAAAATTCTTTAATTAGTGATTTTGAGTATTACTGCTCATGCACATGATTTTTGGCGTGTTGGACACTTGTCATGTGTCGTGTCAGTCTCGCCAGTCGCCATGGCGACTGGCGAACTAAGTGGAGTGTTTGTACTATAGTTTGTGAACAATGGTATGACCCTTATATTCTCTCCATCACACCTTATTGGTAACATTtgatttgattaaaatactcctccTGAAGGAATACAAATGTTAACAATCAAGTGAAATGAAGGAAGTACACGTTTAAAAACTGTTATCTTTTACGTCAATAAACAATAAACACATGTGAAAGGATTAAATACATATTACTATATGTAAATGTGAAAGTCGAAGGATGAAAGGAGAACTGCATTTCACTGCTTTGTTCTTGTTACATACATTGTTTTCGTTTCATTTTCTGAAAGTTTGTAATAAATGCTTCTGATATTTGGATTCCATGTCAAACATTACTGTGGGGAATGACTCGTTCCTTTTCAGCACTTGCTGTCGGCAGTTGTTGAGATGATAGAATCTTTCCCGTCGCTATCTGTGTAGTAGATGAGTAGATCCACCCCACCCCCACCCCCCATCCCCGCCATATGACGTGTGTTATTTTTAGTTTAGCGTGATTCCAATTCATTTTGTGGGTTTAATAGGCTGCTTTGGAGATTTATAACAAAGTGAGGGGCAACGCACCAGAGAGACTAGTTTCAGGCTCTGATGATCGTTCCTTGTACATATGGGAACCTCTTCTAGACAAGCACCCAAAATTTCGATTGACGGGCCACCAACAGGTtcggatttatttatttttttgtaaaaaaaaattgcTAACAGGTGTGGATATAGTTTGATCTCGGTTCCATCACAAGCCGCTCTATTCTCTGCAGTTCCGTTACATTTATTTAAATAAATATTTACATGACTGCGAATTATTAATAATGTCCTTTGAACTGATACTTCATAATGCTTGTTTACACAGCTTGTGAACAGCGTTGGGTTTTCCCCTGATGGGCAGTGGTTGGCAAGTGGTTCATTTGATAAATCAGTCAGGTTGTGGAACCCTCGTACGGGAAAATTTGTTCATGTTTTTCGAGGTCATGTTGCGTCTGTGAATCAGATCTGGTTAGCACATCTTATCTCCTTCCGTGAATTTTTTTTCTATCTTGGTTCCGATTAACACAATCATAAAACCATCCTCTGTATCATCCAACTTTTGTTAAATGTTTAAATGCAGCTGGTCAGCGGATAGTCGGTTTCTAGTGAGTGCAAGCAAGGACTCCACTTTAAAGGTTGGTAGACACTAACTGGTTACGTTTCTTTTTATTGCAAAGTTTGTAATAGCTTAGTATCGAGTTTTTGACAAGGGACTTCTCGTTTATCAGGTCTGGGATATTAGGACTCTAAAACTAAAGCATGACCTGCCAGGCCATTTTGATGAGGTTTGACTCTTATGTCTATGTAACTTATCGCGCTCTCCCGTATCTCGCTGTTATAGTTTTTGATGTTCCTACTCTGATATTCCTGCAGGTTTATGCTGTGGACTGGAGTCCTAACGGAGAAAAGGCGGCCTCTGGTAGCAAAGACAAGACAACGAAATTTTTTATGTGATAGCTTCGTGTGAGGCGTGATTTTGCCATTTGACGTCTGGTCACTAACTCAATATCTGAAAGTTTACGGCGTAATTACTAACTAATACGACATAGTCTAGCTTTCACAATTGCTTATGTGAGTCGGTTTCATGATGTGATCTCGTCAGAGTAACCcatatcacaaaatctcatttgtgacggcacgtatccgtcactttgactttggagtgacggataccattttccctcacaaatggcCCAAATAAAGGAGAGAGGGAagtacatgggggtgccccaccttgtcccccctatccgttttgtgagtggcattatccgtcacttgctccgacccgtcttcagcaagactaattgaacCCATATAAGTTATTATTTGGTAAACGTGGCAGAAAAATAATTTGGTAAACTATTTGAAGGTATGTTTTCCCTTCTTTCTTGTAGAAAGAAAATATATAGCAAAGTTATATAAAGCCGAGTTGGACATTCAATTGCTTCGATTTTAATTATCGGTCAAGAATTTAGGGTATGGAGAAAGTACTAAAGTTGCCCAACCAAAAATTTATAAATTTAGCATCGTTGGATTGTTCAGTTACTCTGGTCCAGCCCATATTGACCAACTAACTGTAGAGATGTTCATGAATGGGATGACCCATTTGCCGGGCCTGTTTGCCCGGCTAACAAAGCGGTTTTGTACGATGTGTTTCAAAATTTACAAAGACTCGCACCCACAAACCTGCCCAAAACTCAATTGGGCTTAAAAAATGTTATGCTAGCCTGGCTCGCGTCCTGCCCCCGCCCGTAATTGATAATGCTGTTATTGTGCACTTAATCAAGTTAGGAAGTAAGGAAAAAATTGATAGACGAATCATCTCAACCAAACAattatatttattcctattaAAAACAAGTGCTTTATCGATTTTGTAGTATATGTATTCTTGTATGAGATCGTGTACCGGTGGTATCGTGAGATTTAACTTGGTGAAAAAATGAACTACGATTTGCTCCATTTCAATCATATTGTTTACGTATGACTAAAATATACCGTGTTTCACAACAGatatcaaagtaaataaaatgatTAGAATGGGCGAGTGTTAAGGTTAGTTGTGGAAATGATCGTTAAACTTGAGAAGGTTGTAATCAACACATAACTTTGAATTGTCATCAAATTTTATCAACTTTCCAAATTACCCTTCCCATCCTAAACATTTTAATGGAACTATTGACAAACAATTTAAGTGACAAATCGAAACTATGGACATATTATTTGGACTAGTTCATAAACCCGTTAATTTCATGTTTGTGTGGTGTTTTTGCCTAAATCGAGTTATTTATGTCTTAGGgatcttcccttttttttttattgtacttgGCTTTGCGCCTCGTAGGAGTTGGTTAGAATACTATGCCTGATTTTCTGCCTGTTGTAAGAATCAAGCAAGACAAATGGAAGAATGTTTAGGTTCACCAACAGAAGATGATCAGTAAGAATAAGTTGTAAAGGCAGACAAACAGAACAACTGAATATTATCTGAAGATTTAATCTGACACCGCGATAAGATCTTGACCTGGTGACGGAGATGTTGCTCGTCTTCCGTTTCCGTTGCTGTCTAGACTTCCAAGTACCCATTCTCGACCTAGTGGCCAGGATACTGCCCGTCTCCTGTTTTCCTGTCTAGACTTCAAGTGCCTGTTTTTGTTGCTCATGTCAAAGACTATATACATGTAACCTTAATTGAGGTCTGTGATAGAATTATTGTAAATATATTGAGGTCTGTGATAGAATAATTGTAAGATAAATTACATATTTACAATTATTCTATCAGTCTGATTATTTATCAGTCCGTTTTTCTTACGTTCTTTTAAAGCTTACAGTTACTTTTATCGAGGAAAAATCGACCTGCAGAATTTCTAATTTGTGTGCAAGCAAATGAAATCTTATCGTCTTTTGATGACCGTCTCAGACATTATGCTGTGAAACAACTGACTAAGGTCAGCAGTTTAATTTGATCAGACTTATTTCATTTTTGCTGTATAAAGACTTCTGCAATCACTTAGATGTTTATATTCCGCTTTTCCAATCGAGTTATAATTGCATCTGTTTCTCAGTCAGGAGTTCAACTAGTTCGTGGAATAGTGAAGGAAGTTAAGGCAGATAAGATAATCTTAAGTGATGGCAATGAGGTTCCCTATGGACTCTTAGTATGGTCTACTGGAGTCGGACCGTCCACTTTTGTGAAGGACCTTGGATTTCCAAAGTCACCCGGTGGAAGGTGAGTCGCTGCCTCGCTGTTACCTTTTAATACCTTGAGTTAAATGACGAACTGAATTGTTATAAATTCTATTTTACATTTCAGGATCGGTATTGATGAGTGGCTACGTGTTCCGTCCGTTGAGGATGTGTATGCAATTGGTGATTGTGCCGGTTTTCTTGGAAGTACAGACAAACTGGTTCTCCCAGCTTTGGCACAGGTTCTATCTACTAGCTTGTCCTTGTATATGTTTTCAAAATCCGCTTTAGTCCAGAATCGAACTGTGTAGGACCTTAACGGTGACAAAAGTTCTCCTACTGAGTTTTAAGACTTTTAACATTGCTGCATTCGTACTTTGCTGAAGCAGGTAGCAGAGCGGCAAGGGAAGTACGTAGCCAGGCTTCTGAATCGCATTGGTAAAAAAGGTGGAGGACACGCTAACAGCGCTAAAGATGTCGACTTTGGTGAATCTTTTGTTTACCGACATCTTGGGTCAATGGCGACTATTGGTAGTTACAAGGCACTTGTGGACCTTAGACAAAGCAAGGTGAGTCCTATTTACGTCAACCCGGTAATTTCCTTTATGTGCTGCTACCAGTTACACTTATAAAGTACTGTTAAACTTGTTCAGGATGGTAAAGGGTTGTCACTGAAAGGTTTTCCGAGCTGGTTTATCTGGCGGTCTGCATATCTTACTCGGGTCATCAGCTGGAGGAACCGTTTCTATGTAGCTATTAACTGGGTTACTACCATCCTCGTTGGTCGTGACATCAGTCGAATTTAAATCTTATCGAACTGGTACAAATCTGTTTTCTATTTCCTTAATTGCTGTcacattttgttttatttttttacgGCGTCTCTCATTCCTTATGTAGATTTTTCAGGCCAGATACAGGGTGAGTCCTAATGCATGGTTCTGTTGTTTCGATTGGTACTTTGCAGCGTTCATTCCGATTTCAGGCTGCTCAGCCTCAGAGCCGCGTGTTTTAGCCTCCTGCAGCTGGAATCCAAGGATATATAATGCTGTCATTCTTTTCTGTAAATTCATGTGTTAATGATCATAATATAGAGACCAGAATTGCTCTCACATTTGGATTTATGTTACAATATTGTTGTCTAGATTATGTATTTGCCGCGATAACTACAGTATTCATTGCAGAGGACAGAAGATCATTCATCTTCTGAAAAAAGATGACCATAATGATTCCCATTAAATCGAACCAATTGGTATGCTAGATTGTTTCTACAATGGTTTGAACCTGAGACCCGAAACTCATCCTATTCATTTGAATCATCCTATTTAGGCTCTAATAAAACCTTCTCCTTTTACGAGTAAATAAAAAACATTATATTTTGCTTACATGGATGACAAATGCAGGTGGCTCAAATATATTATTTCTTGGTTTGTGAGAGAAGAAGATCAGAGAAGATCCGAAAGAGATTGTCTGACTATCTATAACATTTGTCGTTAAAGTAAACTTTTAATTAATGGTGTGAGGTTAAATAGAAATCATAGAATACTATGGCTGTCTAATCTGTGCATATATTCAAAGTTATTATATTCAGATTTCAAAAATCAGAATAATGGTTGTAAGAATAAAGGAAGACAAATGGAATGTTTAGGTTCACCAACAGAAGATGATCAGTAAGAACAAGTTGTAAAGGCAGACAGATAGAACAAGTGAATATTATCTGAAGATTTAATCTGACACCGCGATAAGATCTTCACCTAGTGACGGAGATGTTACCCGTCTTTCGTTTTTGTTACTGTCTAAGCTTCAAGTACTCGTTCTCGACCATAATAAGGTCTTGGCCAAGTGGCCGAGATAATACCCGTCTCCCGTTTTCCTGTCTAGACAATACCCGTTCTCGACAATAATAAGGTCTTGACCTAGTGGCCGGGATACTACCCGTCTCCCGTTTTCCTGTCTAGACTTCCAAGTGCCTTTTCTCGGGCCCTCGGCTATAATGTTGTCATAATAACATAATAAGGTCCTGACCTAGTAGTGATGGAGATATTACCCTCTCCAGTATGTGCTGCTGTCTAGACTTCAAATACACATTCTCGACTCTgggacgaattaatgatgaactgATATGACTTAAGATTTTAAATCGCACTTTCGAACAAATAGCATAACCataatcagtaaaattaaattgATGAACAAAACAAGTTTGAGATTTGAATACATAATAATATTACAGTAgacaaaagaaatgtataaatcAAATATTATCAGTACATAATTTTGTTGCATACAATTTTCAGAAGGAACTGGGGAAGCAGACTGATCAGTGATCACTACCTTCTGATCTGATAAAAATTCATCTCCCAGACTCCCAGTATACCAAAAGAAGGAAATAATATAAAGACTTAATAATAATCAAAAGAATACTTCAATTTGCATGAATATATTAATTATCCTAGAAAGATTggtttattacttttattattattattattctctaCCCAATTATCTCGGCTGTCGGATGCATTCTTGATCGCCTGCTTAATTCGGGTTAGAGCTGATAGTTTTGATTAAATGAAACTTAATTGGATGTTAATCGGAAATTAAAAGGTGCAAGGTGGGAATTAACCATACGCGTCAAGCTGCCATCGGCTCCTGCTCCATGTATAACTGCTCGACCCAAGCCGGTATCATCTCGGACCCGCCACTGTTGAGATAATACTGCTGTCTAAGCTGCTGCTGCTCTTCGAAACTGAGTTTGGCTGAATTTGAAGGCTGAGCATCCTTTACTAGAGAATTAACCCTGGAAACATCAGGTTCAATCTCGGGGTTTGGACCATTATTGTTGCCATTGCTTCTGAATCCAAATGAAGCCGATTTCCTGAGTTGGTTAAGCTCGTCTCCCTGAACTCCCCATTCCACTTGACCATCCGGGGAACCCCAATCGGACAGATGAGCTGGCATCCTGCCAGGAAGTCGGTTGATTGTGCTCCGGTCGATGAAGCTTTGGCTGCGGTTAGTGAAAGATGCTAGCCGGGGATTTGAAAAAGGTGAGGCACAGGATTCCATACTGAGAGGGGACCCACCCCTCACCGGGGAAGAAGGCATTCCAGAGGAGTAGCTTGAGCACAGCTGTTGGTTGATACTCTGCCGGGCTTGCATCCCAGTTGGTGACAGAGGTCCGAACATATCATCAAGGTTAGTGGGCTTGAGTCCGCCAAGTCGGCCCAACTCGCTAGACCTGGACCAGTTGGTAGGGGAGGACATAGAGAGACCGGCTAGCTCATCCAACAATTGTTGCCGGTGTAACCCGGTTTCAAAGTTCATGTCACGGGCACATAGAGCGGCTTTTAACCTGCTACCGGGAAGCTGCAAGGCTGGTGGCGGCCTGATATTAAGGTGATTCTGCCAAGCTGCGGTCCCACCAATCGGAGAAGAGCAACCCGTGGGGGTCATTGGAGGAGTCGATGTCGAAGGCATCATCATATAAGGGGAGCCAAGGGAAAGAGGGCTTAATGGTCCAACATCAAACGAAGGTGCACTTGAATATGACCTAGGAGAAGGGACAGCTGAGCCAGTAGAGGCATATAAAGGGCGAAGTTCCTCTGGCTTGTGTGCAAAAAAGCACACCCTTCGAGCACACTTGGTCTCATCTTTACAAAGACGAGTCCGGTATTGAGCTGGATGTAGCCAGCACTCAAAAATACCATGAGCATATTCACAGACATCTCCTTTAGGGCATGCTCCCTTGCGAAACTCTGGGCATGGTACACAGCTGTAATGGTACTTCCGTGGGTCCCTCCGCCTGGCATTCTCCCCCGGGTGGACAAAGGGGCACTCGGTCCAATCGTGAGAGTAAGCCCTTGAGCAAGGCTTGACCTTGAAGGTATACATCCTGAACTCATCGGTTCCATATATTCCGTTCTTGATATCGGGCAAGGACGGGTCAACCGGGTATTCTTTCTTCTCCGGCCCGTTTCCATCAATCGAGGATTTGGGAGACAAGCCCTCCTCATCTGATGTCGGACATGGCTCTTCATTATTACCTCCCTTGTTCAGCAAGGTATCCAAGGTCTTTCTCTTCAACTTTGAAGAGAAACTTAAGCCAGAAGAAATAACGTAAACAGGCCGATTTCCATTACAATCAACCTGGTTTACATCAGCACCCGAGTCAACCAGGAGCTTGACCACCTCATGTGAATAGAGAGAACCACCAGCAGTTGCACAGTGCAGAGCAGTAGCACCATCCGACTCACTAGCTCTATTTACATCTACTTGACCCGTTTGGAGGATAAATTTCAAGATATCCATACTGCCAAACAAAGCCGCGATCATTAACGGCGTCCTCTCCTCAAACCCCATCTTTTTTAACCCAATTTTTATCCCATACCAACGGCCTACTTCTTCGACATCACGACCCTCTTCCTCTATAGCATGCTTAAAGCCATCTAGATCATTCACGGCCGATAACTCGAGTAAAATAGAGGTTGGGTGATCCCCAAGTGATGAAACATTCTTTTCCAACTCATTCTCCATGATAACTTCAGAAGAAGCGAGTTTCGCTTTTGAACCACTACACATGAAAGTTATATTGCTTCTATTTCTCTCTTGCTTAACTGAAAACATGACAAAAGCAAATCCCTTTTTTAGATTCATGCCCAAATTTCAAAGATCATACGCACGTGATGCAATATGTGACACAGATAGCACAATTATTGACCAATTTCAACAAAACATTTCCCATCAAAACCAGGAAAAATGGACATCTACTAATACGATAACATTACAACATCACAACCGTGCCTCAAGGGCTCCTGCGGAATTGCACAGTTAGGGGGGTCGAATGTACGCAGTCTTACCCTTTACTAGCAGCACAAGGAAGAGAAAAAAACGAACAACTTacaaaaatagcaaacaaaaaaaGTTCAAATATTTAACTTTTGTGGAATTAATTAAAGCCAAGATAATAAAAAATAACAACCCAAGTTGTGATTAATGAGAA is a window encoding:
- the LOC141590432 gene encoding internal alternative NAD(P)H-ubiquinone oxidoreductase A1, mitochondrial-like, giving the protein MEECLGSPTEDDHLQLLLSRKNRPAEFLICVQANEILSSFDDRLRHYAVKQLTKSGVQLVRGIVKEVKADKIILSDGNEVPYGLLVWSTGVGPSTFVKDLGFPKSPGGRIGIDEWLRVPSVEDVYAIGDCAGFLGSTDKLVLPALAQVAERQGKYVARLLNRIGKKGGGHANSAKDVDFGESFVYRHLGSMATIGSYKALVDLRQSKDGKGLSLKGFPSWFIWRSAYLTRVISWRNRFYVAINWVTTILVGRDISRI
- the LOC141615423 gene encoding zinc finger CCCH domain-containing protein 66-like isoform X2, translated to MCSGSKAKLASSEVIMENELEKNVSSLGDHPTSILLELSAVNDLDGFKHAIEEEGRDVEEVGRWYGIKIGLKKMGFEERTPLMIAALFGSMDILKFILQTGQVDVNRASESDGATALHCATAGGSLYSHEVVKLLVDSGADVNQVDCNGNRPVYVISSGLSFSSKLKRKTLDTLLNKGGNNEEPCPTSDEEGLSPKSSIDGNGPEKKEYPVDPSLPDIKNGIYGTDEFRMYTFKVKPCSRAYSHDWTECPFVHPGENARRRDPRKYHYSCVPCPEFRKGACPKGDVCEYAHGIFECWLHPAQYRTRLCKDETKCARRVCFFAHKPEELRPLYASTGSAVPSPRSYSSAPSFDVGPLSPLSLGSPYMMMPSTSTPPMTPTGCSSPIGGTAAWQNHLNIRPPPALQLPGSRLKAALCARDMNFETGLHRQQLLDELAGLSMSSPTNWSRSSELGRLGGLKPTNLDDMFGPLSPTGMQARQSINQQLCSSYSSGMPSSPVRGGSPLSMESCASPFSNPRLASFTNRSQSFIDRSTINRLPGRMPAHLSDWGSPDGQVEWGVQGDELNQLRKSASFGFRSNGNNNGPNPEIEPDVSRVNSLVKDAQPSNSAKLSFEEQQQLRQQYYLNSGGSEMIPAWVEQLYMEQEPMAA
- the LOC141615404 gene encoding notchless protein homolog; translation: MVMEVMEEEERSVICALKDSEGNPLGGPISVPHSIGPKQFQQIINKLLGNEEKLPYAFYINDRELVVELGVFLQSINASVENIVQIVYQPQAIFRIAPVYRCSQTLSAHQDAVLVVKFSPDGRNLASGSGDTNITLWDINTQLPQYTCQGHKNWVLSVEWSPDAKYLASGSKAGEIMCWDPKTGKSLGGPLVGHRKWITAISWEPLHLQAPCRRFVSASKDGDARIWDVVLKRCVMCLSGHTLSVTCVKWGGDGVIYTGSQDCTIKVWNTQQGMLIRELKGHGHWVNSLALSTDHVLRTGAFGHKGTQHESPEEAKEAALEIYNKVRGNAPERLVSGSDDRSLYIWEPLLDKHPKFRLTGHQQLVNSVGFSPDGQWLASGSFDKSVRLWNPRTGKFVHVFRGHVASVNQICWSADSRFLVSASKDSTLKVWDIRTLKLKHDLPGHFDEVYAVDWSPNGEKAASGSKDKTTKFFM
- the LOC141615423 gene encoding zinc finger CCCH domain-containing protein 66-like isoform X1 produces the protein MNLKKGFAFVMFSVKQERNRSNITFMCSGSKAKLASSEVIMENELEKNVSSLGDHPTSILLELSAVNDLDGFKHAIEEEGRDVEEVGRWYGIKIGLKKMGFEERTPLMIAALFGSMDILKFILQTGQVDVNRASESDGATALHCATAGGSLYSHEVVKLLVDSGADVNQVDCNGNRPVYVISSGLSFSSKLKRKTLDTLLNKGGNNEEPCPTSDEEGLSPKSSIDGNGPEKKEYPVDPSLPDIKNGIYGTDEFRMYTFKVKPCSRAYSHDWTECPFVHPGENARRRDPRKYHYSCVPCPEFRKGACPKGDVCEYAHGIFECWLHPAQYRTRLCKDETKCARRVCFFAHKPEELRPLYASTGSAVPSPRSYSSAPSFDVGPLSPLSLGSPYMMMPSTSTPPMTPTGCSSPIGGTAAWQNHLNIRPPPALQLPGSRLKAALCARDMNFETGLHRQQLLDELAGLSMSSPTNWSRSSELGRLGGLKPTNLDDMFGPLSPTGMQARQSINQQLCSSYSSGMPSSPVRGGSPLSMESCASPFSNPRLASFTNRSQSFIDRSTINRLPGRMPAHLSDWGSPDGQVEWGVQGDELNQLRKSASFGFRSNGNNNGPNPEIEPDVSRVNSLVKDAQPSNSAKLSFEEQQQLRQQYYLNSGGSEMIPAWVEQLYMEQEPMAA